The segment GATCGGAGCCGAACAGATCGCCGCGCTGCGCACCGCCCTGCGCGGCCATCCCGAGCGGCAGTGGGGGCGGTTCGATCTGCGGATCGACGACGGCCGCGGGCTCTTCGCCCTCATCGGCGCGATGATCAACCTGCGTTCGCGCTTGAGCGGCATCAGCACCGGCGATCAGGCGCAGTTCGTCCGCCGCGCACTTTTCGAGCGGATCGGCGGATTCCCCGACATTCCGCTGATGGAGGATGTGGCGATCAGTCGTCGGCTCAAACAGGTGGCCCCGCCGTGCAACCTGCGCCCGCCGGTGGTCACCTCCGGCCGCCGCTGGCGCAGCGGCGGGGTGTGGCGCACCATCCTCCTGATGTGGCGGCTGCGCTGGGACTATTGGCGCGGTGTGCCGCCGGAGCGGCTGGCCCGACGCTACCGCAAGGCGCGATGAGGATGCGTGCCCTGCAGGTGGTGATCATGTGCAAGGCGCCGATCCCCGGCAAGGTCAAGACCCGGATGGTGGCGGCGGGGATGACGCCCGCGGAGGCCTGCGCGCTCCATCGGGAGATGGCCCGGGCGGTGATCCGGCGCGCCGCGCGCCTCTTCCCCGGACGGGTGACCGTCGCCGGATCGCCGGCCGGTCACCCCTTCTTCGCCGGCATCGGTCTGCCGGTGGTCGATCAGGGCGGGGGGGATCTCGGGGGGCGCATGGCCCGTGTTGCGCGCCCGTTGCTCGAAGCGGGGCGGCCGGTGCTGCTGCTCGGCACCGACGCACCCCACATGGCGCCGGAGCGTCTTCAACGGGCGGTGGCGGCCGCCGACGACCACGACGCGGTCGTCGGGCCGGTCGAGGACGGCGGTTACGATCTGCTGCTGCTCACCACACCGGCCGCGTTGGCATTGCTTGAGGGAATCGACTGGGGCAGCGATCGGGTCAGCAGCCAGACCCGTGCCCGCGCCCACGCCCGTGGCCTGTCGCTGGCTTGGCTGGAGCCGGGTTTCGATGTGGACGCTCCGGCGGATCTGGCCCGGTCGCGGGCGGCGGGCTGGCCGGAGTAGCGGCGCACTCGCCGCAGGCGTGCTGTGGGGGCTATGATGCCCCCTGTTCCGACTTGCGCTCCTCCTCTTCCAGCCGCTTGAGCCGGATCATCTCCCGGCTTCGCTTGAAGACGTACTTGGACATGACGTCCTCCTCGTCCCGGTTGCGAAAGAAGAACTTGATGCCGATGAAGGGCTCCCCCGACTTCTTCTTGCGCACCCACATCACCTTGCCAAGCAGGTCGACCGGTGTGGGAGGGAAGGTGGCCAGCATCATGATCACGTTGATGTACATTCCCTTGGTGTACATATGCTCCGGAACGAAGGCGGCACCGGTGCAGCTCAGATTGACCGGACGCTCCTTCATCTCCTGCTGGTTGGCGTTCTGCATCATGTTGGCGCCGATCAGGAAGTTGAGCTTGGCGTCGAGCTTGCTCATCGCCTCGCTCAGCTCCGGATTGAGCCGGTCGCGCACCTCGTTGCCGAAGAGATCCCTGTTGATCATCTCCTGCAGGACGGTGGCCTGACGGGCCCGGGCGCTGATCTGGCTCCGCTTGCGCTCGAACTCCTCCTCGGTGAGGGGAAGGTCACGCAACGGAAGCATGTCGTCGACGCGGAACTCCTGACGTTCTCTCCTCGGTTTGTTGCTCATCGCTCTTTGTGCTCCTCGCTGATGTTGGTGTCGCGCTCCCGTCGTCCGGGTGGGCCGGATCCGCCTGCGGTCGGCGGTGCTGCTACCGTGCCGTTCGGGACGGGGTGCCGCGCACGATGTCGCCGATGTTGATCGAGGTGGAGGAGGCGGTGACCAGTGCGAACGACCCCGCCTGCTGGGGGCTGATGACGATCAGCTCGGCGATCTTCTCCGGAGGAAGTGTCGCCGTTCCATCGGGAAGGTTCCGTCCGGCGCGGTAGACCGCCAGCCGTGTCCCCGGCGCCGCTCCCGCGCTGCTGCCGATATCGAGCACCACCACCTGATTCTGCCCCGCCTCGGCGGCGTCGTCACGGATGTGGACCACCCTTCCCTCCAGCGCCCGACGGGGAGGGGTCGGCGTGATGTGCGGATCGACCGTGGCGGCCGGCAGCAGGAAGTCCCCCCGGCCGATCTCCTCGAACGAGCGGGTGATCCTGGCCCGGTAGATCCCGTCCGACGCCCGGCTGGTGATCTGCAGTTGCCCCACATGGGCCAGCAGGGTGCCGACCGGACGTCCGTCGGGCTCCCGGATCTCGTCGCTTCGGCGGAAGATGTCGAATACCTCGCCCGGCTTCGCCGAGGTCTCCATGCGCAGGTAGACGAGGTCGTTGCGTCCGAAGTGGAGCCGGTCGTCCGCGGCGTCGAGGATGCGGCCCGCCTCCTTCGGCAGCGTGTTGGTGATCCGGTCGTGGCGGGCGAGCATGGTCAGCATCAGGCCGGGATCGATCCCCTCCGGCTCCCGCTGCACCGGGCGGATGACCACCTCGGGATGGGGGCGGACGGTGGTCAGCCCACCCTGCGCCCGGCGGCGGACGTCGAACCAGATCCGGTTGCCCGGGTAGATCAGATCGGGGTTGGTGATCGAGAGGTTGTGCTCCCAGATCTCGAGCCACCGCTCGGGATCGCGGAAGAAGTGGTCGGCGATGTCCCACAGGGTGTCCCCGGGCTTGACGATGTAGGGCTGGGTGATGCCGGGCTTGATCTCCTGCTCCGGTCTCGGTGGCGAACCGGCTGCGGCGGTGCAGGGACGCAGGAGGGTGAGCAGTGCGATGCACAAGGCGGCGGGCAGGCGGCGCTTCATCGGGTTTTGGGCTCCTCTCCGCGGATCAGTCTGCCGATGTTGGCGTGGTGACGCCAGACCAGCAGCGCCGAGAGTAGCGCGGCGGTCGCCGTTTCCCAACCCGTGCCACCGAGCAGCGCGATCGCCGGCGGCGGGACCAACCCCGCGACGATGGAGGCGAGCGAGACGTAGCGCAGCAGGAGGTAGAGCAGCAGCCAGACGGCGAGCGCGGCCAGTGCGGCGGCCGGATGCCAGACCAGCATCACCCCGAGCATGGTCGCGACCCCCTTGCCGCCGCGGAAGCGCAGCCAGACGGGGAAGAGGTGGCCCAGTACCACCGCAACGATGACGGCGACGGTGGGCGCAGGCTGATGCAGCGGCAGCACCAATGCCACGGGCAGCGCCCCCTTGAGGATGTCGGCGATCAGGGTGCAGGCGCCCACTTTGCGTCCGCCGGCACGCATGGCGTTGGTGGCGCCGATGTTGCCGCTGCCGACGGTGCGGGGATCGACACCGGCGAAGCGGCGGGCGAAGATCAGGCCGAAGGGGATGGAGCCGATCAGGTAGGCGATCAGCGCGACGGCGGGGATCGTGATGGAGTCGGGGATTGCTTCTGCTCCGGGGGCGTCAGCTCCGGACCCCGTGGGGTGCGGAGGGGCTTGGCGGTTGCAACCAGCCGGAGTTGGCCTGGTCGATGCGGTCGCAGTAGGGAAGGTAGGGTTTGATGTCCAGCACCGGCGTGCCGTCGAGCAGGTCGCCCGCCTCCACGGTGAGGTTCGTCCGGTCGCAGGCGATCAGCCGCAGGGCCGAGAGCCCGATCGGGTTGGGGCGGTGCGGTGCGCGGGTGGCCAGCAGGCCGCGCGGCGTGCCTCCCCGGCCGGGCGGGCGGACCAGCGGATTCCAGCCGCGGTTGAGGTGCAACCAGTAGATCAACCAGATGTGGGAGAAGCATGCCAGGTCGCGTGTCGCATCGGCCAGATCGTCGCGCAGCTCGATGGTGGCGGTCGCTGCGTGGGGCGTGGGCGTGCCGCCGGGCTGGCGCGGGGCGGCGAAGCGCTCTTTGTGGGGGCTGCGGACGACGCCGATCGGCCGCAGCCGGAGTTCGGCCGGGGGGATGACGGCGTCGGTGTAGTGCTTGTCGGGGCGGCTCTGTTCCTGCTCGGGCGGCCTCACGCCTCGGCCAGTTCGCGCTGCGGGTAGTGCAGCGTCAACCCTCGTTTGCCGCAACGGACCTCGACCCTGCCGCCGCGGCGCAGCGGTCCGAAGAGAAGGGCGTCGGCCAGCGGCCGCTTGATTTCGCGATCGATCAGCCGGGCCATCGGCCGCGCCCCCATCACCGGGTCGTAGCCGTGGTCTGCCAGCCACTGGCGCGCCTCCGGCTCGACGTAGAGCGTCACCCGTTTGTCGGTCAGCTGCTCCTCCAGCTGCATGAGGAACTTGTCCACCACGTGGAGGATGGTCACCGGCGAGAGCGGGGCGAAGGGGATGACGGCGTCGAGCCGGTTGCGGAACTCGGGGCTGAAGGTCTGGCGCACCGCCTCCTCGCAGCGGTCGAGCGGCGGCTGGCGGGTGAAGCCGACGGAGGCGCGCTGCAGCTCGACCGCCCCGACGTTGCTGGTCATGATCAGGATCACGTGGTGGAAGTTGACGTTGCGGCCGTTGCTGTCGGTCAGGCGGCCGTGGTCCATCACCTGCAGCAGCAGGTTGAACATGTCGGGGTGGGCCTTCTCGATCTCGTCGAGCAGCAGCACCGCATGGGGATGTTTGATGATGGCGTCGGTCAACTGGCCGCCCTGTTCGAACCCGACATACCCCGGCGGGGAGCCGATCAGCCGCGAGATGGCGTGCGCCTCGCTGTACTCCGACATATCGAAGCGGATCAGCTCGATGCCCAGGATGCGGGCCAGTTGTCGCGCCACCTCGGTCTTGCCCACACCGGTCGGGCCGGCGAAGAGGAAGCTGCCGATCGGCTTCTCCGCCCGGTTGAGACCGGCGCGGGCCAGCTTGATGCAGGTGGCCAACTGGGCGATCGCCTCGTCCTGCCCGAAGACGGTCAGTTGCAGGTTGCGCTCCAGCGACGCCAGCCTGCGGGTGTCGGAGATGCTCACCTGCTGGATCGGCGCCTTGATCATCGCTGCCACCGTCGCCTCGATGTCGCGCGTGCCGACCTGCTTGCGCCCCTTCTTCAGGTGCATCGCCGCGCCGGCCTCGTCGATGATGTCGATGGCCGAGTCGGGCAGGCGCCGGTCCTGCACGTGGCGCGAGGCGAGGTTGGCCGCCGCCTCCAGCGCCTCACGGGTGTAGCGGATGCTGTGAAACGCCTCGAAGCGGGATTTGAGCCCCTGCAGGATCTTGACCGTCTCCTCCAGCGACGGTTCCTCGATGTCCACCTTCTGGAAACGGCGGGCCAGCGCGTGGTCCTTCTCGAAGATCTGCTGGTATTCGTTCCAGGTGGTGGCGCCGATGCAGTGCAGGCCGCTTCTGCCCAATGCCGGCTTGAGCAGGTTGGAGGCATCCATGGCGCTTCCGTTGGCCGAGCCGGTGCCGATCAGGGTGTGGATCTCGTCGATGAAGAGGATGGCGCCGGGTTGTCGTTCCAGTTCGCTCAACACCGACTTGACCCGCTCCTCGAAATCGCCGCGGTACTTGGTGCCGGCGATCAGCGCACCCATGTCGAGCGCGTAGATGGTGGCGCAGCGCAGCTTCTCCGGTACGGCCCCTTCGGCGATCCGCCCGGCCAGCCCTTCGGCGATGGCCGTCTTGCCCACGCCGGCCTGGCCGACGAGCAGCGGGTTGTTCTTGCGCCGCCGGCAGAGGATGTGGACGCAGCGGCTGATCTCCCGCTCACGGCCGATCAGCGGATCGAAGCGGCCCTCCCGCGCCTGGGCGGTGAGGTCGATGCAGTACTGCTCCAGGGCGGAGGCCCGTTTCTTCTCCTTGTTGCGTCTGGTTCTCCTGCCGACGGTCTCGTCGCCGGGTTCGCCGGCGGGGCGCTCCGTGGCGCGCCCCCTGCCCTCATGGGCGCCGTGGGCGATGTGGGAGACGACGTCGTAGCGGGTCAGCCCCTGTCGCTGGAGGAAGAAGAGGGCGTGGGAATCGCGCTCGGAGAAGATCGCCGCCAGCACGTGGGCACCGGTGACCACGTCGCGGTTGGCCGCCTGCACGTTCATCACCGCCCGCTGGATCACCCGCTGCAGACCGACGCTGGCGGTGGTGTCGCCGCCGTTGGGCAGGACGGGGACGTGGTTGCGAATGAAGTCGTTGAGATCCTGGGCGAGCAGGTCGAGCCGGGCGCCGCAGGCGAGCAGCACCTCGCGCGCGGAAGGGTTGTCGATCAGGCCGAGCAGCAGATGTTCGACGGTGACATACTCGTTGCGCCGCAGATGGGCGTCGCGGAAGACGGCGTTCAGGGAGTTTTCGAGCTCTTCGTCGAGTATGCCCATGGTCGGTCCCCTCTCGTTCGGCGTGGTGCTCCTGCCCTTTGCCCCCTTTGCCGGGGCTGCCGGTCCGCTCCGGACGGAGCCGCCCCGGCGCAGGAGGCAGTCGACCCCGACATTATCGGCGCGGCGGCAGAGGACTCAAGCGGAGCGCTCGGGCTCGACCACGCATCGCAGCGGGTGGCCGGCCCGGCGGCTGATGGAGAGTGCCTGATACTGCTTGGTTTCCGCGACGTCCAGGGGGTAGACGCCGCCCACCCCGCGCCCCTGGTGGTGGATCTGCAACATGATCCGTTCGGCCTCGTCGCGCGGTTTGTGGAACAGGGAGCAGAGCAGCTCGGTGACGAAGTCCATCGGTGTGAAGTCGTCGTTGAGCAGTACCACCCGGTAGAGCGGCGGTGGCTTGAGCCGCTGCCTGGTGGCCTCGGGCCGGTGTTCGATTTCCATTGCCATCGGTGCAATGGTAGCAACGCCGCCCCGCCATGGGAACGCAGTGGCGGCGGATGAAGGGATAACCGCATGGAATCGTTGCGATGCATCATCTTCGACGTCGATGGCACGCTGGCCGACACCGAACGCGACGGCCACCGCGTCGCCTTCAACCGCGCCTTCGCCGATGCCGGGCTGGCGCGGCGCTGGGATGTGGCCACCTATGGTCGGCTGCTGGCGGTCACCGGCGGCAAGGAGCGCATCCGGCGGGATATCGCCGACGGCGGGATGCCGGCGATGGAGGAGGAGGAGATCGCCCGGCTCCATGCGGCCAAGACCGCCCACTATCAGCGGTTGATCGCGGAGGGGGGGATTCCGCTGCGTCCGGGCGTGATGCGGCTGCTGGAGGAGTCGTATCGCGCCGGGGTGCGGCTGGCCGTGGCCACCACCACCACGCCGGCGGCGCTCGACGCCCTGATCGCCCATGTGATGGGCGAGGAGTGGTTCGACCGGTTCGAGGTGCTGGCCGCCGGTGACGTCGTGCCGGCGAAGAAGCCGGCGCCGGACATCTACCGCTACGCGCTCGAACGGCTTGGGCTGCCGCCGGAGCATGCGCTGGCGGTGGAGGACTCGGCCAACGGGCTGCGCTCGGCGCGGGGGGCGGGGCTGGCCTGTGTGGTGACGGTCAACGACTACACCCGCGGGCAGTGCTTCGACGGCGCCGATCTGGTGGTCTCCGACCTCGGCGAGCCGGATGGGCCGGAGGTGGAGCTGCTGGCCGACCCGCATGGGTTGGCGCCGTTTCATCATGTCGATCTGCCGCTGCTTCGTCGGCTGGAGGGGTGTCATGGAGCTGTTTGACAGCCACTGCCATCTCGATTTTCCCCACTTCGACGGCGATCGCGACCAGGTGGTGGCGCGCATGAAGGAGGCCGGGGTGACGCGGGCGATGGTGGTTTCGGTCGACCTCGACCACATGGAGCGGCTGCAGGCGTTCTGCGCCGGTTACGCAGGCTTCGGCTTCTCGCTCGGACTGCACCCCAACCACGAGGTGGAACGGGAGCCGGACGTTGCCGATCTGCGCTCGCTTGCCGCTGCCCATCCGGCGGTGCGGGCCATCGGCGAGACCGGGCTGGATTACTTCCGTCACCGCGTCGATCCGGCGCTGCAGCAGCAGCGCTTCCGCGCCCATCTGGAGGCGGCCGGGATGCTCGACCTGCCGGTGATCATCCACATGCGCGAGGCCGATGCCGACACGCTGGCCATCCTGCGGGAGGTGCGGCCGCAGCGCGGGGTGATGCACTGCTTCTCCTCCGGGATGGCCGAGGCCGAGGCGGCGCTGGAGCTCGGGCTGCACATCTCCTTCTCCGGCAATGTCACCTTCAAGCGCAACCAGGCGCTGCGCGAGGTGGCCGCACGGGTGCCGCTCGATCGGCTGCTGATCGAGACCGACAGCCCGTTTCTCGCACCGGAGCCTTATCGCGGCCAGCGCAACGAGCCGGCCTTCGTCCGCCGGGTGGCCGAGGTGGTCGCCGAGGCGCGCGGCATGGCGCCGGAGGAGCTGGCGCGTGCGACGACGAAGAACGCGATGAAGCTGTTTGGCATGGAGGGAAGCGCGTGACAGGGGATATCCGGGTCTGCGTGGTCGGGCTGGGCTATGTCGGGCTGCCGTTGGCGCTCGCCTTCGGCCGGGTGCTGCCGACCATCGGTTTCGACATCTCGGAGCGGAAGATCGCCGCCTACCGCAAAGGGTACGATCCGACCGGCGAGATGACCCCCGAGCAGTTCGTCCGCGCCGACAAGCTTGAGGTGACCACCGATCCGGCGCGTATCGGCGAGGCCGACTACATCGTGGTGGCGGTGCCGACACCGGTCGATGCCGCCCACCAGCCCGACCTGACGCCGGTGGTCCGGGCCAGCGAGACGGTGGGGCGCCACATGCGCGCCGGCGCCACCGTCATCTTCGAATCGACCGTTTACCCCGGGGTGACCGAGGAGGTGTGCGTGCCGATCCTGCAGCGGGAGTCGGGGCTGGAGCGGACGCAGTTCCGCGTCGGCTACTCGCCGGAGCGGGTCAATCCTGGCGACAAGGTCCACACGCTGGAGCGGATCGTCAAGGTGGTCTCCGGCCAGGATGCCGCCACCCTCGAGGATGTGGCGGCACTCTACGAACGGGTGATCGAGGCCGGCGTCCACCGCGCGCCGACCATCAAGACCGCCGAGGCGGCCAAGGTGATCGAGAACACCCAGCGCGACCTCAACATCGCCTTGATGAACGAGCTGGCCATCATCTTCGACTGCATGGGGATCGACACCCTCGATGTGCTGGAGGCGGCGGGCACCAAGTGGAACTTCCTCCCCTTCCGCCCGGGACTGGTCGGCGGCCACTGCATCGGCGTCGATCCCTACTACCTGACCTACCGCGCCGAGATGCTCGGCTACCATCCCGATGTCATCCTCGCCGGACGGGCGCTCAACGACGGCATGGGGGCCTTCATCGGCAACAAGATGGTCAAGCTGATGATCGCCGCCGACATGAAGCTGCGTGGTGGAGTGGTGCTGGTGCTGGGGCTCACCTTCAAGGAGAACTGCGCCGATCTGCGCAACTCGCGGGTGATCGATGTGATCCGCACGCTCGAGGAGTACGGCATCCGCGTGCTGGTGCACGATCCGGTGGCCGATGCCACGGCGGCGCTGGAGGAGTACGGCATCGAGCTGGTCGGGCTGGAGGGGTTGCCGCCGCTCGATGGCATCGTCGCCGCGGTGGCCCACCGGCGGCTGGTCGCGCAGCCGACGGAGCGGTGGTGCCGGTTGGCCAAGGGCGGGGCGCCGTTCGTCGATGTCAAGTCGGCCTTCGACCGCGCCGCGCTGGAGGCGGGAGGGCTCAGGGTCTGGCGGCTGTGACCGGATGAGCACCGTCCTGGTCACCGGCGCCGCCGGCTTCATCGGCTTCCACCTCGCCCGGCGGCTGCTGGAGCGGGGCGATCGGGTGGTGGGGATCGACAACCTCAACGACTACTACGAGGTGGCGCTCAAGCAGGCGCGGTTGGATCAACTCACCGACCGACCCGGCTTCACCTTCCACAGGCTCGATCTGGCCGATCGCGCCGGCATGGAGGCGCTCTTCTCCGCCCACCGCTTCGATCGGGTGGTGCATCTCGCCGCCCAGGCCGGGGTGCGCTACTCGCTGACCAATCCGCACGCCTATGTGGAGAGCAATCTGGTCGGCTTCCTCCACATCCTCGAAGGGTGCCGTCAGCACGAGGTGGCCCATCTGGTCTACGCCTCCTCCAGCTCGGTCTACGGCGCCAACGAATCGATTCCCTTCTCGGTGCACGACAATGTTGACCATCCGGTGTCGCTCTATGCGGCGAGCAAGAAGGCGGGCGAGCTGATGGCCCACAGCTACAGCCATCTCTACCGGCTGCCGACCACCGGGCTGCGCTTCTTCACCGTCTATGGGCCGTGGGGCAGGCCGGACATGGCCTACTTCCTCTTCGCCCGCGCCATGGTGCGCGGCGAGCCGATCAAGCTGTTCAACCACGGGGCGATGCAGCGTGATTTCACCTACATCGACGACATCGTCGAGGGGGTGGTGCGGGTGCTCGATCACATCCCGGCGGGCGATCCGGCGTGGGATGGCGCCTCCCCCGACCCCGGCAGCAGCCGCGCGCCATACCGCATCTACAACATCGGCCGCGGCCAGCCGGTGGCGCTGACCGACTTCGTCGCCCTGCTGGAGCAGGCGCTTGGGGTGGAGGCGAACAGGCAGATGCTGCCGATGCAGCCGGGCGATGTGCCGGTCACCTTCGCCGATGTAGCTGATCTGGCGCGCGATGTCGGCTACCGTCCCGCGACCTCGCTGGAGGAGGGGATGGCAAGGTTTGTTGCATGGTTCAGGGAGTACAGTGGGTTATGATGGTTTCGCAAGAAACCGTCATTCGCGACCGGGACGGTCGCGCAAATCCGGAGGTTGCGCATGCAACCGACTGATTTGTAAGGCGATCGAAGACCGCGTTCTTCGATCGCCGTCAAGCAAAAAGCCCATGGACGGGCTTTTTGCGATTGGATCGGTTATGAAAGTCGTAATGATCGGGGCCGGCTATGTCGGACTGGTGTCGGGGAGCTGTTTCGCCGAGTTCGGCGCCGAGGTGGTCTGCATCGATGTGGCCGAGGCGAAGATCGCCGCGCTGAAGTCCGGCCGTATCCCGATCTACGAGCCGGGGCTGGACGATCTGGTGGCGCGCAATGTCGCCGCCGGCCGGCTGGCCTTCTCCACCGAGCTGGCTGGGGAGGTCGGCGATGCCGACCTGATCTTCATGGCGGTCGGCACGCCGACCCGCCGTGGCGACGG is part of the Zetaproteobacteria bacterium genome and harbors:
- a CDS encoding glycosyltransferase, coding for MRLPDHPSIALIVPLLDEREHLGRLIADVARLPVDEVVLVDGGSQDGTRELLAASGLRWIDAPRGRARQMNAGAALCRSSVLLFLHADTRIGAEQIAALRTALRGHPERQWGRFDLRIDDGRGLFALIGAMINLRSRLSGISTGDQAQFVRRALFERIGGFPDIPLMEDVAISRRLKQVAPPCNLRPPVVTSGRRWRSGGVWRTILLMWRLRWDYWRGVPPERLARRYRKAR
- a CDS encoding DUF2064 domain-containing protein; protein product: MRMRALQVVIMCKAPIPGKVKTRMVAAGMTPAEACALHREMARAVIRRAARLFPGRVTVAGSPAGHPFFAGIGLPVVDQGGGDLGGRMARVARPLLEAGRPVLLLGTDAPHMAPERLQRAVAAADDHDAVVGPVEDGGYDLLLLTTPAALALLEGIDWGSDRVSSQTRARAHARGLSLAWLEPGFDVDAPADLARSRAAGWPE
- a CDS encoding PilZ domain-containing protein, translated to MSNKPRRERQEFRVDDMLPLRDLPLTEEEFERKRSQISARARQATVLQEMINRDLFGNEVRDRLNPELSEAMSKLDAKLNFLIGANMMQNANQQEMKERPVNLSCTGAAFVPEHMYTKGMYINVIMMLATFPPTPVDLLGKVMWVRKKKSGEPFIGIKFFFRNRDEEDVMSKYVFKRSREMIRLKRLEEEERKSEQGAS
- a CDS encoding LysM domain-containing protein; the protein is MKRRLPAALCIALLTLLRPCTAAAGSPPRPEQEIKPGITQPYIVKPGDTLWDIADHFFRDPERWLEIWEHNLSITNPDLIYPGNRIWFDVRRRAQGGLTTVRPHPEVVIRPVQREPEGIDPGLMLTMLARHDRITNTLPKEAGRILDAADDRLHFGRNDLVYLRMETSAKPGEVFDIFRRSDEIREPDGRPVGTLLAHVGQLQITSRASDGIYRARITRSFEEIGRGDFLLPAATVDPHITPTPPRRALEGRVVHIRDDAAEAGQNQVVVLDIGSSAGAAPGTRLAVYRAGRNLPDGTATLPPEKIAELIVISPQQAGSFALVTASSTSINIGDIVRGTPSRTAR
- the plsY gene encoding glycerol-3-phosphate 1-O-acyltransferase, with the protein product MTIPAVALIAYLIGSIPFGLIFARRFAGVDPRTVGSGNIGATNAMRAGGRKVGACTLIADILKGALPVALVLPLHQPAPTVAVIVAVVLGHLFPVWLRFRGGKGVATMLGVMLVWHPAAALAALAVWLLLYLLLRYVSLASIVAGLVPPPAIALLGGTGWETATAALLSALLVWRHHANIGRLIRGEEPKTR
- the tsaA gene encoding tRNA (N6-threonylcarbamoyladenosine(37)-N6)-methyltransferase TrmO — protein: MPPAELRLRPIGVVRSPHKERFAAPRQPGGTPTPHAATATIELRDDLADATRDLACFSHIWLIYWLHLNRGWNPLVRPPGRGGTPRGLLATRAPHRPNPIGLSALRLIACDRTNLTVEAGDLLDGTPVLDIKPYLPYCDRIDQANSGWLQPPSPSAPHGVRS
- the clpA gene encoding ATP-dependent Clp protease ATP-binding subunit ClpA, whose product is MLDEELENSLNAVFRDAHLRRNEYVTVEHLLLGLIDNPSAREVLLACGARLDLLAQDLNDFIRNHVPVLPNGGDTTASVGLQRVIQRAVMNVQAANRDVVTGAHVLAAIFSERDSHALFFLQRQGLTRYDVVSHIAHGAHEGRGRATERPAGEPGDETVGRRTRRNKEKKRASALEQYCIDLTAQAREGRFDPLIGREREISRCVHILCRRRKNNPLLVGQAGVGKTAIAEGLAGRIAEGAVPEKLRCATIYALDMGALIAGTKYRGDFEERVKSVLSELERQPGAILFIDEIHTLIGTGSANGSAMDASNLLKPALGRSGLHCIGATTWNEYQQIFEKDHALARRFQKVDIEEPSLEETVKILQGLKSRFEAFHSIRYTREALEAAANLASRHVQDRRLPDSAIDIIDEAGAAMHLKKGRKQVGTRDIEATVAAMIKAPIQQVSISDTRRLASLERNLQLTVFGQDEAIAQLATCIKLARAGLNRAEKPIGSFLFAGPTGVGKTEVARQLARILGIELIRFDMSEYSEAHAISRLIGSPPGYVGFEQGGQLTDAIIKHPHAVLLLDEIEKAHPDMFNLLLQVMDHGRLTDSNGRNVNFHHVILIMTSNVGAVELQRASVGFTRQPPLDRCEEAVRQTFSPEFRNRLDAVIPFAPLSPVTILHVVDKFLMQLEEQLTDKRVTLYVEPEARQWLADHGYDPVMGARPMARLIDREIKRPLADALLFGPLRRGGRVEVRCGKRGLTLHYPQRELAEA
- the clpS gene encoding ATP-dependent Clp protease adapter ClpS, whose amino-acid sequence is MAMEIEHRPEATRQRLKPPPLYRVVLLNDDFTPMDFVTELLCSLFHKPRDEAERIMLQIHHQGRGVGGVYPLDVAETKQYQALSISRRAGHPLRCVVEPERSA
- a CDS encoding HAD family hydrolase; translated protein: MESLRCIIFDVDGTLADTERDGHRVAFNRAFADAGLARRWDVATYGRLLAVTGGKERIRRDIADGGMPAMEEEEIARLHAAKTAHYQRLIAEGGIPLRPGVMRLLEESYRAGVRLAVATTTTPAALDALIAHVMGEEWFDRFEVLAAGDVVPAKKPAPDIYRYALERLGLPPEHALAVEDSANGLRSARGAGLACVVTVNDYTRGQCFDGADLVVSDLGEPDGPEVELLADPHGLAPFHHVDLPLLRRLEGCHGAV
- a CDS encoding TatD family deoxyribonuclease yields the protein MELFDSHCHLDFPHFDGDRDQVVARMKEAGVTRAMVVSVDLDHMERLQAFCAGYAGFGFSLGLHPNHEVEREPDVADLRSLAAAHPAVRAIGETGLDYFRHRVDPALQQQRFRAHLEAAGMLDLPVIIHMREADADTLAILREVRPQRGVMHCFSSGMAEAEAALELGLHISFSGNVTFKRNQALREVAARVPLDRLLIETDSPFLAPEPYRGQRNEPAFVRRVAEVVAEARGMAPEELARATTKNAMKLFGMEGSA
- a CDS encoding nucleotide sugar dehydrogenase, translating into MVGLGYVGLPLALAFGRVLPTIGFDISERKIAAYRKGYDPTGEMTPEQFVRADKLEVTTDPARIGEADYIVVAVPTPVDAAHQPDLTPVVRASETVGRHMRAGATVIFESTVYPGVTEEVCVPILQRESGLERTQFRVGYSPERVNPGDKVHTLERIVKVVSGQDAATLEDVAALYERVIEAGVHRAPTIKTAEAAKVIENTQRDLNIALMNELAIIFDCMGIDTLDVLEAAGTKWNFLPFRPGLVGGHCIGVDPYYLTYRAEMLGYHPDVILAGRALNDGMGAFIGNKMVKLMIAADMKLRGGVVLVLGLTFKENCADLRNSRVIDVIRTLEEYGIRVLVHDPVADATAALEEYGIELVGLEGLPPLDGIVAAVAHRRLVAQPTERWCRLAKGGAPFVDVKSAFDRAALEAGGLRVWRL
- a CDS encoding NAD-dependent epimerase, with protein sequence MSTVLVTGAAGFIGFHLARRLLERGDRVVGIDNLNDYYEVALKQARLDQLTDRPGFTFHRLDLADRAGMEALFSAHRFDRVVHLAAQAGVRYSLTNPHAYVESNLVGFLHILEGCRQHEVAHLVYASSSSVYGANESIPFSVHDNVDHPVSLYAASKKAGELMAHSYSHLYRLPTTGLRFFTVYGPWGRPDMAYFLFARAMVRGEPIKLFNHGAMQRDFTYIDDIVEGVVRVLDHIPAGDPAWDGASPDPGSSRAPYRIYNIGRGQPVALTDFVALLEQALGVEANRQMLPMQPGDVPVTFADVADLARDVGYRPATSLEEGMARFVAWFREYSGL